In a genomic window of Bemisia tabaci chromosome 1, PGI_BMITA_v3:
- the LOC109043167 gene encoding uncharacterized protein isoform X1: MTLLSLQCCSVISAVILTYSVLAFADPDPEPEAFAPIGTRILEAVSGFLGYGNRYQSCNTPCPPWRCEDDSAIIHGTCCGCSNWLNPYSWSISCVNDLQCPNPYTSPLCSDFQWMLRCCCS, translated from the exons ATGACCCTGTTGAGCCTTCAGTGTTGTTCTGTCATCAGTGCAGTTATTTTGACTTATTCGGTTCTCGCATTCGCTGATCCTGATCCTGAACCGGAAGCCTTTGCCCCGATTGGAACAAGAATTTTAGAGG CTGTTTCAGGTTTCTTGGGCTACGGGAATCGATATCAGAGTTGCAACACTCCTTGTCCTCCCTGGCGATGCGAAGATGACTCAGCCATAATTCACGGAACCTGCTGTGGCTGCTCTAATTGGCTCA ATCCATACAGCTGGAGCATCTCGTGTGTTAATGATCTCCAATGTCCAAATCCCTACACTTCGCCCCTGTGTTCAGATTTTCAATGGATGCTTCGCTGCTGCTGTTCGTGA
- the LOC109043167 gene encoding uncharacterized protein isoform X3 — translation MTLLSLQCCSVISAVILTYSVLAFADPDPEPEAFAPIGTRILEGFLGYGNRYQSCNTPCPPWRCEDDSAIIHGTCCGCSNWLNPYSWSISCVNDLQCPNPYTSPLCSDFQWMLRCCCS, via the exons ATGACCCTGTTGAGCCTTCAGTGTTGTTCTGTCATCAGTGCAGTTATTTTGACTTATTCGGTTCTCGCATTCGCTGATCCTGATCCTGAACCGGAAGCCTTTGCCCCGATTGGAACAAGAATTTTAGAGG GTTTCTTGGGCTACGGGAATCGATATCAGAGTTGCAACACTCCTTGTCCTCCCTGGCGATGCGAAGATGACTCAGCCATAATTCACGGAACCTGCTGTGGCTGCTCTAATTGGCTCA ATCCATACAGCTGGAGCATCTCGTGTGTTAATGATCTCCAATGTCCAAATCCCTACACTTCGCCCCTGTGTTCAGATTTTCAATGGATGCTTCGCTGCTGCTGTTCGTGA
- the LOC109043167 gene encoding uncharacterized protein isoform X4, with the protein MCPTRVNASYAPLSLRHVHLMVFIDVSKLMRRGRHNTGGPWAASFLGYGNRYQSCNTPCPPWRCEDDSAIIHGTCCGCSNWLNPYSWSISCVNDLQCPNPYTSPLCSDFQWMLRCCCS; encoded by the exons atgtgtccaacacgagtaaacgcgtcttatgcacccctctccctccggcacgttcacttgatggtttttattgatgtttcaaaactaatgagaagggggcggcataatacaggcggcccatgggcggcaa GTTTCTTGGGCTACGGGAATCGATATCAGAGTTGCAACACTCCTTGTCCTCCCTGGCGATGCGAAGATGACTCAGCCATAATTCACGGAACCTGCTGTGGCTGCTCTAATTGGCTCA ATCCATACAGCTGGAGCATCTCGTGTGTTAATGATCTCCAATGTCCAAATCCCTACACTTCGCCCCTGTGTTCAGATTTTCAATGGATGCTTCGCTGCTGCTGTTCGTGA
- the LOC109043167 gene encoding uncharacterized protein isoform X2, whose protein sequence is MCPTRVNASYAPLSLRHVHLMVFIDVSKLMRRGRHNTGGPWAATVSGFLGYGNRYQSCNTPCPPWRCEDDSAIIHGTCCGCSNWLNPYSWSISCVNDLQCPNPYTSPLCSDFQWMLRCCCS, encoded by the exons atgtgtccaacacgagtaaacgcgtcttatgcacccctctccctccggcacgttcacttgatggtttttattgatgtttcaaaactaatgagaagggggcggcataatacaggcggcccatgggcggcaa CTGTTTCAGGTTTCTTGGGCTACGGGAATCGATATCAGAGTTGCAACACTCCTTGTCCTCCCTGGCGATGCGAAGATGACTCAGCCATAATTCACGGAACCTGCTGTGGCTGCTCTAATTGGCTCA ATCCATACAGCTGGAGCATCTCGTGTGTTAATGATCTCCAATGTCCAAATCCCTACACTTCGCCCCTGTGTTCAGATTTTCAATGGATGCTTCGCTGCTGCTGTTCGTGA